From Streptomyces sp. NBC_01460, a single genomic window includes:
- a CDS encoding type II toxin-antitoxin system CcdA family antitoxin: MSSTTRITVTLPSDQVAELRKLTDNVSGYVAEAVARQIRHQLLGDDLRRHEEEHGGFSDEELAEARARIFGSVGSSKDADAA, from the coding sequence ATGTCCTCAACGACTCGCATCACCGTCACGCTCCCCAGCGACCAGGTGGCGGAGCTCCGCAAGCTCACGGACAACGTCTCCGGCTATGTAGCGGAAGCCGTGGCCCGCCAGATCCGGCACCAGCTGCTCGGCGACGACCTCCGCCGCCACGAGGAAGAGCATGGAGGCTTCAGCGACGAGGAGCTCGCCGAGGCCCGCGCGAGGATCTTTGGCTCCGTCGGCTCTTCCAAGGACGCGGACGCCGCGTGA
- a CDS encoding UDP-glucose dehydrogenase family protein, with translation MRVSVIGCGHLGIPHAAAMAEIGHEVIGVDLDQAKIDRLNAGECPIYEDGLPELLTTHTATGRLRFTTSLEEAAEFADVHFLAVGTPIDADGRSYDTGQVFGAARALAPHLSRPTVIIGKSTVTVGTSRDLGALLARLSPAGEDVEVVWNPEFLREGHAIDDTLRPDRIVVGVPSARAEDAVRQVYAPLLANGIPLFVTDPATAELIKGAANAYLGMKISFINGVADMCTAAGADVQQLTEAIGLDPRIGRGGLNAGPGYGGGCLPKDVRAFTASASTLGAIEAATLLRAAEQVNESRPTAALKLIEQTLGHPVDGVRITVWGASFKAGTDDVRESPALAIAALMHQRGATVTVHDPHAVPTALRRHPELDYAEALDDSVQGAQLIVLATEWPHFREADPKALAPLVVEQVLVDLRNLIDADAWRMAGWTVRQLGRPAQE, from the coding sequence ATGCGCGTATCCGTCATCGGCTGCGGTCACCTGGGCATCCCCCACGCCGCTGCCATGGCCGAGATCGGCCACGAGGTCATCGGCGTAGACCTGGACCAGGCGAAGATCGACCGCCTCAACGCCGGCGAGTGCCCCATCTACGAGGACGGCCTGCCCGAACTCCTCACCACCCACACCGCCACCGGACGACTGCGGTTCACCACCAGCCTCGAAGAGGCGGCCGAGTTCGCGGACGTCCACTTCCTCGCCGTGGGCACGCCGATCGACGCGGACGGACGCAGCTACGACACCGGACAGGTCTTCGGCGCCGCCCGCGCCCTCGCCCCGCACCTGTCTCGGCCGACGGTGATCATCGGCAAGTCCACAGTCACCGTCGGCACCTCACGCGACCTCGGCGCACTCCTCGCGCGTCTCTCCCCGGCCGGTGAGGACGTGGAGGTCGTCTGGAACCCGGAGTTCCTCCGCGAGGGCCACGCCATCGACGACACCCTGCGACCCGACCGAATCGTCGTCGGCGTCCCCTCGGCCCGCGCAGAGGACGCCGTACGCCAGGTCTACGCACCTCTCCTGGCAAACGGGATCCCGCTGTTCGTCACCGACCCCGCCACCGCCGAACTCATCAAGGGCGCCGCCAACGCCTACCTCGGCATGAAGATCTCCTTCATCAACGGCGTCGCCGACATGTGTACCGCTGCCGGAGCCGACGTCCAGCAACTCACCGAGGCCATCGGCCTGGACCCCCGTATCGGACGCGGCGGCCTTAACGCTGGCCCCGGTTACGGTGGCGGCTGCCTCCCGAAGGACGTCCGCGCCTTCACAGCCTCAGCCAGCACCCTCGGGGCCATCGAGGCAGCAACCCTCCTGCGGGCGGCAGAGCAGGTCAACGAATCCCGCCCCACCGCTGCGCTGAAGCTCATTGAGCAGACCCTCGGCCACCCCGTCGACGGCGTACGCATCACCGTCTGGGGCGCTTCCTTCAAGGCCGGAACCGACGACGTCCGCGAATCCCCGGCCCTGGCGATCGCCGCGCTCATGCACCAGCGCGGCGCGACCGTCACCGTCCACGACCCGCACGCCGTGCCCACGGCACTGCGCCGGCACCCGGAGCTCGACTACGCCGAAGCCCTCGACGACTCCGTCCAGGGCGCCCAACTGATCGTCCTGGCCACCGAATGGCCCCACTTCCGAGAGGCCGACCCCAAGGCCCTCGCCCCACTGGTCGTGGAACAGGTCCTCGTCGACCTCCGCAACCTCATCGACGCCGACGCCTGGCGCATGGCCGGATGGACCGTACGCCAGCTCGGACGACCCGCACAGGAATAG
- a CDS encoding DUF2637 domain-containing protein, with the protein MSSPAITAAPSAPLPLATAIRTGVSLLAVAAFALSYDALRQMAAASHIHRALTYAFPLVIDGFIAIGIGALLILRTAPLSARLYVSALVGVATATSIWANVLHAVRLNQQTRHTSLALDDITVGVISAIAPLALAGAVHFYLLVARRPTATDRHNSGDRHEPGAEHTIGELAPPHITDTDTDVPQQPSKPGGKQSSVSLEQAVTIGRTAPLGRGDSVSRRNVEKAIRDNGFGMSRARLDKVKDLLQAELDAVTTSTD; encoded by the coding sequence TTGTCCTCCCCCGCCATCACCGCGGCACCGTCTGCCCCGCTGCCGCTGGCCACCGCGATCCGCACGGGCGTGTCGCTGCTGGCCGTGGCCGCCTTCGCACTGTCCTACGACGCGCTGCGTCAGATGGCCGCCGCCAGCCACATCCACCGAGCGCTCACCTATGCCTTCCCGCTCGTCATTGACGGGTTCATCGCCATCGGGATCGGCGCCTTGCTCATCCTGCGGACCGCACCCCTGTCCGCCCGCCTCTACGTCTCCGCCCTGGTCGGCGTCGCCACCGCCACAAGCATCTGGGCCAACGTCCTGCACGCCGTCCGCCTCAACCAGCAGACCCGCCACACCAGCCTCGCCCTCGACGACATCACCGTCGGAGTCATCTCCGCCATCGCCCCGCTCGCCCTGGCCGGAGCCGTCCACTTCTACCTCCTCGTCGCCCGACGCCCCACAGCCACCGACCGCCACAACAGCGGCGACCGCCACGAACCCGGCGCGGAACACACCATCGGTGAGCTCGCGCCACCACACATCACGGACACGGACACGGATGTGCCGCAGCAACCCAGTAAGCCGGGAGGCAAGCAGTCGAGCGTTTCCCTGGAGCAGGCCGTGACCATCGGCCGCACGGCTCCCCTCGGACGAGGCGACAGCGTTTCTCGCCGCAACGTCGAGAAGGCGATCCGGGACAACGGATTCGGCATGTCACGCGCCCGCCTGGACAAGGTCAAGGACCTGCTGCAGGCCGAACTCGACGCCGTCACCACAAGCACCGACTGA
- a CDS encoding SDR family NAD(P)-dependent oxidoreductase — MGQRRVVVSGGGTGIGRAVAEVFAADGDHVVLIGRREGPLEKAAGELDAAHGAGTASWVAADLSDPGQVRRAVEFCSAGGAQVDVVVANAGGNVAPAHDGTLEGVADSFRRNFEANVLTAVLLTEGLLPHLTRPGGRIIQMSSIAALRGPGSYGGSKATVNTYTVDLAQKLGPQGITVNAVAPGFVADTEFFGDRATPEFVAARTEQSLTGQAGRPSDIAAAVHYVASPEAAYMTAQIVHVNGGAALGR, encoded by the coding sequence GTGGGGCAGCGCAGGGTCGTGGTGTCGGGTGGCGGTACGGGGATCGGGCGGGCGGTGGCCGAGGTCTTTGCGGCGGACGGCGACCACGTCGTCCTCATCGGGCGGCGCGAGGGGCCCCTGGAGAAGGCCGCCGGAGAGCTCGACGCCGCGCATGGTGCGGGAACGGCCTCCTGGGTCGCCGCCGATCTGAGCGATCCCGGCCAGGTCCGCAGAGCCGTGGAATTCTGCAGCGCGGGCGGCGCACAGGTCGACGTGGTCGTCGCCAACGCCGGCGGCAACGTCGCACCGGCCCACGACGGCACCCTCGAAGGCGTCGCGGACAGCTTCCGCCGCAACTTCGAGGCCAACGTCCTCACCGCCGTGCTGCTCACCGAAGGGCTGCTGCCGCACCTCACCCGGCCCGGCGGCCGAATCATCCAGATGTCGTCCATCGCCGCGCTGCGCGGCCCCGGTTCGTACGGCGGCTCCAAGGCCACCGTCAACACCTACACCGTCGACCTGGCGCAGAAGCTCGGCCCGCAGGGCATCACCGTCAACGCGGTCGCCCCAGGCTTCGTCGCCGACACCGAGTTCTTCGGCGACCGGGCCACGCCCGAGTTCGTCGCCGCCCGGACCGAGCAGTCGCTGACGGGCCAGGCGGGCCGACCCTCGGACATCGCCGCCGCGGTGCACTATGTGGCGTCACCTGAAGCGGCGTACATGACGGCGCAGATCGTGCATGTGAACGGGGGTGCAGCGCTGGGGCGATGA
- a CDS encoding NAD(P)-dependent oxidoreductase — translation MTVVTVLHPGSMGAAVIAELVAGGHEVLWVPKERSENTWRRAREARATPCDSLAEALSRSAVVLSVCPPQAAEDVAAAVAPHAFAGVYVDVNAISPQRVRRIADEIRPGSEVVDGAVFGPPPGEGRTARLYLAGAGPAVDLVEPLFANSSLDVRRAGEAMGSASALKMAFASYQKAARTLAGVSHALAHAHGVGDQLTAEAEIMVSAILSDPGFLPSVAARAWRWAPEMEEVADTLRAADLPADMAEATARALSFWEQDKDQYDLPVAQVLSQLRSGRTA, via the coding sequence GTGACCGTCGTGACCGTCTTGCACCCGGGATCCATGGGCGCGGCGGTCATCGCTGAGTTAGTCGCCGGCGGCCATGAGGTGCTGTGGGTGCCCAAGGAGCGCAGCGAGAACACGTGGCGCCGAGCGAGGGAGGCCCGCGCCACACCTTGCGACTCGCTCGCGGAAGCGCTGTCCCGTAGCGCGGTGGTTCTCTCGGTCTGCCCACCGCAGGCGGCGGAGGACGTGGCAGCGGCCGTGGCTCCGCACGCCTTCGCGGGGGTGTACGTCGATGTCAATGCCATCAGTCCCCAGCGCGTGCGGCGCATCGCCGACGAGATCCGTCCCGGCTCCGAGGTCGTCGACGGCGCCGTCTTCGGTCCGCCGCCAGGTGAAGGGCGTACGGCACGGCTCTATCTCGCAGGGGCTGGCCCCGCCGTCGACCTGGTGGAGCCGCTGTTCGCGAACTCTTCGCTGGATGTGCGCCGGGCAGGCGAGGCCATGGGTTCCGCTTCCGCCCTGAAGATGGCCTTCGCCAGTTACCAGAAGGCCGCTCGTACTCTCGCAGGCGTCTCCCACGCGCTCGCACACGCCCATGGAGTCGGCGACCAGCTCACGGCTGAAGCCGAGATCATGGTCTCGGCGATCCTCTCCGATCCGGGATTCCTGCCGAGCGTGGCTGCCAGGGCCTGGCGCTGGGCGCCCGAGATGGAAGAGGTCGCCGATACCCTCCGGGCGGCCGACCTGCCCGCCGACATGGCCGAGGCCACGGCTCGGGCCCTTTCGTTCTGGGAGCAGGACAAGGACCAGTACGACTTGCCGGTCGCGCAGGTCCTCTCTCAGCTCCGGTCGGGAAGAACTGCTTGA
- a CDS encoding RNA polymerase sigma factor encodes MDTTDEQRFTDLYRQHYSALDAYVRRRIHADQVSDVLAEVFLVAWRRLDELPEPTALPWLYGVARHTLSNAYRSEERRFRIFEALASQPIRNSCDHGEAIVQTASLAVAFGTLSDADQEVLRLTLWEDLPASQAAKVLGCNVGTFQVRLHRSRKRLRKALASTSVDESDVRFTTAPQTGGRSWGGADA; translated from the coding sequence GTGGACACTACAGACGAGCAGCGCTTCACGGATCTGTACCGGCAGCACTACTCGGCACTTGACGCATACGTGCGTCGCCGGATCCACGCCGATCAAGTATCGGATGTGCTGGCGGAGGTCTTTCTCGTTGCATGGCGACGGCTCGACGAACTACCCGAGCCCACGGCTCTGCCTTGGCTGTATGGGGTAGCGAGACACACGCTGTCGAACGCCTACAGGTCCGAGGAACGTCGCTTCCGAATATTTGAGGCATTGGCCTCTCAGCCGATACGGAACTCCTGTGACCATGGCGAAGCGATAGTGCAGACGGCGAGTCTGGCAGTCGCTTTCGGCACACTCAGTGATGCAGATCAGGAGGTTCTGCGCCTGACGCTTTGGGAGGATTTGCCAGCCTCCCAGGCAGCAAAGGTCCTGGGCTGCAATGTGGGGACCTTTCAGGTCCGTTTGCACCGTTCTCGTAAGCGGCTCCGGAAAGCATTGGCATCAACATCAGTAGATGAATCTGACGTGCGGTTTACCACCGCGCCGCAAACAGGTGGGAGGTCGTGGGGTGGTGCAGATGCGTGA
- a CDS encoding helix-turn-helix domain-containing protein: MLEEAEEIGKRVRRARLRLGMPQADLATALGKSQGWVSKMERGLIELDRVGLLNQVAAELHVHPNDLIGRPYSSSPDDNQWQVAASSILRELRRYDLVPVFDGAPRPASQLWREVTRLHRLRDTASNVAILRVLPDLFREARALAEESEGHEREEAYAIYAVCCKFAHTAAHSLGHPELVAMACERAAWSARLSGDPVLPAVADWMRVWDMWATADWADALTLSDKAITSVEQEYDRGEPLAVRAWGTLQLRAAVSAARAGRASEAEDRIGHARAAAERMDAYVGAPVYDRHSLTFSAGNVQIHAISVALEMGKQGKALEINRRTSPDLVGSLPNSRQGHHHMDVARAWLWDGNRGKALAELETAERIAPQLVRNHPIARSTLRSIVYAERAATREKLRRMSDRFHLDG, translated from the coding sequence ATGCTGGAGGAAGCCGAGGAGATCGGCAAGCGCGTCCGCAGGGCGAGGCTGCGGTTGGGTATGCCGCAGGCCGACCTGGCGACGGCCCTGGGGAAGTCGCAGGGCTGGGTCTCGAAGATGGAACGTGGCCTGATCGAGCTCGACCGGGTCGGGCTACTCAACCAAGTGGCCGCGGAGCTGCATGTCCATCCGAACGACCTGATCGGGCGGCCGTACAGCAGTTCCCCGGACGACAACCAGTGGCAGGTTGCCGCCTCGTCGATCCTGCGCGAGCTGCGCCGCTACGACCTCGTCCCCGTCTTCGACGGGGCTCCGCGGCCCGCATCACAGCTGTGGCGTGAGGTGACCCGGCTACACCGCTTGCGGGACACCGCTTCCAACGTGGCGATTCTCCGCGTTCTCCCGGACCTGTTCCGCGAGGCGCGCGCCCTGGCTGAGGAGTCGGAGGGGCACGAGCGGGAGGAGGCGTATGCCATCTACGCCGTGTGCTGCAAGTTCGCACACACCGCCGCCCACTCCCTCGGGCACCCCGAACTGGTCGCCATGGCCTGCGAGCGGGCCGCATGGTCAGCCAGGTTGTCGGGAGATCCGGTGCTGCCCGCTGTCGCCGACTGGATGAGGGTCTGGGACATGTGGGCAACGGCTGACTGGGCCGACGCTCTGACGCTCTCGGACAAGGCGATCACCTCGGTGGAGCAGGAGTACGACCGTGGTGAGCCGCTGGCCGTGCGGGCCTGGGGCACGCTGCAGCTACGGGCTGCGGTCTCCGCCGCCCGAGCCGGCCGAGCCTCGGAGGCCGAGGACCGGATCGGACACGCGAGGGCCGCTGCCGAGCGCATGGACGCGTATGTCGGGGCACCGGTGTACGACCGGCATTCGCTGACGTTCTCCGCCGGGAACGTGCAGATCCACGCGATCAGCGTGGCCCTGGAGATGGGCAAGCAGGGCAAGGCGCTGGAGATAAACCGTCGTACCAGCCCAGACCTGGTCGGGTCGCTGCCCAACTCCCGTCAGGGACACCACCACATGGATGTCGCGCGAGCCTGGTTGTGGGACGGGAACCGGGGAAAGGCCCTGGCCGAACTGGAGACAGCCGAGCGGATCGCGCCCCAGCTCGTACGGAACCACCCCATCGCCCGTTCGACGCTTCGCAGCATCGTCTACGCGGAACGAGCAGCCACGCGAGAGAAGCTGCGGCGCATGTCCGACCGCTTTCACCTGGACGGATAG
- the mobC gene encoding plasmid mobilization relaxosome protein MobC — MAEELGRQGACDQNKPIDTATRTVLPQRAAEAAALHRVARRRQRKETQRKERVDVRYSTDEKTAILTVARSLNIAAAHYVGAVVMAHIQGDLTLPGQRTQLDDYIDELTALRGEVAKIGHNVNQIAKKLNSGDRPHPWDTALLDHAERVLDTAGTAVRHIAATTNQVAATKGPR; from the coding sequence GTGGCGGAGGAGCTCGGGCGCCAGGGGGCGTGCGACCAGAACAAGCCCATCGACACCGCCACCCGCACCGTGCTGCCGCAGCGTGCCGCCGAAGCCGCCGCACTGCACCGAGTCGCCCGCCGCCGTCAGCGCAAAGAGACCCAGCGCAAGGAACGCGTGGACGTCCGCTACAGCACCGACGAGAAAACAGCCATCCTCACCGTGGCCCGTTCGCTGAACATCGCCGCCGCCCACTACGTCGGCGCCGTCGTCATGGCCCACATCCAGGGAGACCTCACGCTGCCTGGTCAGCGCACTCAGCTCGACGACTACATCGACGAACTCACAGCCCTCCGAGGTGAAGTCGCCAAGATCGGCCACAACGTCAACCAGATCGCCAAGAAGCTCAACTCCGGCGACCGTCCACACCCTTGGGACACCGCACTCCTCGACCATGCGGAACGCGTCCTCGACACGGCCGGCACCGCCGTCCGCCACATCGCAGCAACCACCAATCAGGTTGCCGCCACAAAGGGGCCACGGTGA
- a CDS encoding MazG-like family protein, which yields MDTLWDNIEKLSAVCRTAGAHLPDEELKALQVGKVAEEAGEAMHALHGLKGLTTCGDDHAWSEVQNDLVGAVIAALLAMHYIDPRGARDTFDEILHRRTRRGREAAAAA from the coding sequence GTGGACACCCTGTGGGACAACATTGAGAAGCTTTCCGCCGTCTGCCGAACGGCCGGCGCCCACCTGCCAGACGAGGAGCTCAAAGCCCTCCAGGTCGGCAAGGTCGCAGAGGAAGCCGGCGAGGCCATGCACGCCCTCCACGGCCTGAAGGGCCTCACCACCTGCGGCGACGACCACGCCTGGTCCGAGGTCCAGAACGACCTGGTCGGTGCCGTCATCGCCGCCCTCCTGGCGATGCACTACATCGACCCAAGAGGGGCCCGCGACACCTTCGACGAGATTCTCCACCGCCGTACCCGCAGGGGACGCGAAGCCGCTGCTGCAGCCTGA
- a CDS encoding peptidase inhibitor family I36 protein, producing the protein MSRRTRMAGVAIASLLSLATLGEAQAADGSDSLQQEINEVLATTQGGVQISRNEIAWNGGEAILVFPLPGETTAPVSSPAAQTLQAEVAALGNLATTEEPAGDDPEPSASVAAADACPTEAFGNDWYCFYQYTNYGGRRLQWNGTHDLFNPVFFSDYGFENKTSSWSNKGGKTIQVRNRSVTGSDPSCSAHGNGLFLWTEAAHSRSSNVGSGYDNKADCFWTS; encoded by the coding sequence ATGTCTCGACGAACACGGATGGCTGGGGTTGCCATCGCATCGCTGCTCAGCCTCGCGACGCTTGGTGAGGCGCAGGCAGCAGACGGATCCGACTCACTACAGCAGGAGATCAACGAAGTGCTCGCCACCACTCAAGGGGGCGTTCAAATAAGCAGAAACGAAATCGCCTGGAATGGCGGAGAAGCCATTCTGGTCTTCCCTCTGCCTGGCGAGACCACGGCGCCGGTGAGCAGCCCAGCCGCTCAGACGCTTCAGGCCGAGGTGGCCGCTCTGGGAAACCTCGCCACAACGGAAGAACCTGCGGGTGACGATCCGGAACCCAGCGCCTCGGTAGCAGCTGCTGACGCCTGCCCCACCGAAGCGTTCGGTAATGACTGGTACTGCTTCTATCAGTACACAAATTACGGCGGCAGACGCCTGCAGTGGAACGGCACGCATGACCTCTTCAATCCGGTCTTCTTCTCCGACTACGGATTTGAGAACAAGACTTCATCCTGGTCCAATAAGGGCGGAAAGACCATTCAAGTGAGGAACCGCTCAGTGACCGGAAGCGACCCCAGTTGCAGCGCACATGGAAATGGTCTCTTCTTGTGGACAGAGGCCGCCCATAGTCGATCCAGTAACGTAGGTTCCGGGTATGACAATAAGGCAGACTGCTTTTGGACATCCTAG
- a CDS encoding DUF3631 domain-containing protein, which produces MDDPAQSTPSLPNTAALWPPVAIPGRPAEPVPPPAEEPESAPPSEGEAVLAELREQIRRYVVLPSGEAFTAVTLWVAATHLQTAWQHAPRLAVVGPAKRCGKSRLLDVITESVHDPLITVNASAAAVFRSITATPPTLLVDEADTLFGSAKVAEKNEEMRGLLNAGHQRNRPTLRVSGPNHEVSKFPTFAMAALAGIGDLPDTIMDRSIVIRMRRRRPGEKVAEFRTFRDTPPLHALRDRLVAWLTPLHAEAMELTPAMPVEDRAADTWQPLVSVADLAGGAWPNLARTACQIMAKHEAEHDQDRSSLSIRLLADIRRAFTTEGNPPALRTSRLLDILNQDDEMPWAEYTTHGLTPRGLQLLLKEYDISSVTRRFHGNVQARGFTRLQFADSWARYCPEPTPETATGA; this is translated from the coding sequence ATGGACGATCCCGCCCAGAGCACGCCATCCCTTCCGAACACCGCCGCCCTATGGCCGCCGGTGGCCATACCCGGCCGCCCCGCCGAGCCCGTACCGCCGCCGGCAGAGGAGCCCGAATCTGCTCCGCCGTCCGAGGGCGAGGCGGTGCTCGCGGAGCTGCGGGAGCAGATTCGCCGCTACGTCGTACTGCCGAGTGGGGAGGCGTTCACGGCCGTGACCCTGTGGGTTGCGGCTACGCACTTGCAGACGGCGTGGCAGCACGCTCCGCGGCTGGCCGTCGTGGGGCCGGCGAAGCGGTGCGGCAAGTCGCGGCTGCTGGACGTGATCACCGAGAGCGTCCACGATCCGCTGATCACGGTCAACGCGTCGGCCGCTGCGGTGTTCCGGTCGATCACCGCCACACCGCCCACCCTGCTGGTCGACGAGGCCGACACTCTCTTCGGCTCCGCGAAGGTCGCGGAGAAGAACGAGGAGATGCGCGGCCTGCTCAACGCGGGGCACCAGCGCAACCGCCCCACCCTGCGGGTTTCCGGACCCAACCATGAGGTCTCGAAGTTCCCCACCTTCGCCATGGCGGCCCTCGCCGGCATCGGCGACCTGCCGGACACGATCATGGACCGGTCGATCGTCATCCGGATGCGCCGCCGCAGGCCGGGCGAGAAGGTGGCGGAGTTCCGTACCTTCCGTGACACCCCGCCCCTCCACGCGCTACGTGACCGGCTCGTCGCCTGGCTGACTCCCCTGCACGCCGAGGCGATGGAGCTGACACCGGCCATGCCGGTCGAAGACCGCGCGGCCGACACATGGCAGCCGCTGGTGAGCGTCGCCGATCTCGCCGGCGGAGCATGGCCGAACCTCGCTCGCACCGCCTGCCAGATCATGGCCAAGCACGAAGCCGAGCACGACCAGGACCGCAGCAGCCTGAGCATCCGCCTCCTGGCCGACATCCGCCGCGCCTTCACCACCGAAGGCAACCCGCCGGCACTCCGCACCAGCCGGCTCCTCGACATCCTCAACCAGGACGACGAAATGCCCTGGGCGGAGTACACCACCCACGGACTGACCCCTCGGGGCCTGCAACTCCTGCTCAAGGAGTACGACATCAGCTCGGTCACCCGCCGCTTCCACGGCAACGTCCAGGCCAGGGGCTTCACCCGCCTGCAGTTCGCCGACTCCTGGGCGCGCTACTGCCCCGAGCCCACCCCCGAAACGGCAACCGGGGCCTGA
- a CDS encoding relaxase/mobilization nuclease domain-containing protein, producing MIAKISSGKSTAGLIRYLYGPGRANEHTDPHLVASWDGFAPDPGRTDDTAATKKLLVADLDLRVQQARRLGRAPKQHVWHCSVRAAPGDRILDDAEWADIARRVVTATGIAPTDDPDGCRWVAVRHADDHIHIAATKIRGDLRTARHWNDYLTADRELAAIEKEYGLFQVVRGDRTAAKRPTRAEQEKARRTGHDKPARIRLRTLVRTAAAAATNTEEFLALLTRTNGVLVEVLHFPSGEPRGYKVALELDTNTEGKPVWFSGSTLSPDLSLPKIQSRLTAADIPAGNPNGHLRPHPWHQATAATERIPHHLGRPATEAAQAHLAALGEALDAVALTAPPDIRSELRAAASAFERATRSRIHAEHHHARALRGAVKSMLREPSPKDGALLAMFLDAALLAVIAAARWHDQQQHNQQAAAAHQTLLHLQAAYERTSSGHLLAAGQHRPPQKVAVRYAQLIRQTAPAHADQILADPATDALTTALAAAETAGHDPGRLLQQAADKRALDDARSPARTLAWRVQRLSQRPAPSRQAQAAQARSSVLRPVALPQPAAPAAPNATSRPRRR from the coding sequence GTGATCGCGAAGATCAGCAGCGGCAAGAGCACAGCCGGCCTCATCCGCTACCTCTACGGCCCCGGCCGGGCCAACGAGCACACCGACCCGCACCTCGTCGCCTCCTGGGACGGCTTCGCACCCGACCCCGGCCGCACCGACGACACCGCCGCCACGAAGAAGCTCCTCGTGGCCGACCTCGACCTACGCGTCCAGCAGGCCAGGCGACTCGGCCGGGCCCCGAAGCAGCACGTGTGGCACTGCTCCGTCCGCGCCGCACCCGGCGACCGCATCCTCGACGACGCCGAATGGGCGGACATCGCCCGCCGTGTCGTCACAGCGACCGGCATCGCACCGACAGACGATCCGGACGGCTGCCGATGGGTCGCCGTCCGGCATGCCGACGACCATATCCACATCGCCGCCACCAAGATCCGAGGCGACCTGCGCACCGCGCGCCACTGGAACGACTACCTCACCGCCGACCGCGAACTCGCAGCCATCGAGAAGGAATACGGCCTCTTCCAAGTTGTACGCGGAGACCGCACCGCCGCGAAACGGCCCACCCGCGCCGAGCAGGAGAAGGCCCGCCGCACCGGCCACGACAAGCCCGCCCGCATACGCCTGCGCACCCTTGTCCGCACAGCAGCGGCTGCCGCCACCAACACCGAGGAGTTCCTCGCTCTACTCACCCGCACCAACGGCGTCCTCGTCGAGGTCCTGCACTTCCCCTCCGGAGAACCCCGCGGCTACAAAGTCGCCCTGGAACTTGACACGAACACCGAAGGAAAACCGGTGTGGTTCTCCGGCTCGACGCTGTCACCGGACCTCTCCCTCCCCAAGATCCAGAGCCGTCTCACCGCAGCAGACATCCCTGCCGGCAATCCCAACGGGCATCTACGGCCGCACCCGTGGCACCAAGCCACCGCAGCCACGGAGCGCATCCCTCACCACCTCGGCCGACCGGCCACCGAAGCCGCCCAGGCCCACCTGGCCGCCCTCGGCGAAGCACTCGACGCCGTGGCCCTCACCGCACCACCGGACATCCGTAGTGAACTTCGGGCGGCAGCCTCTGCCTTCGAACGGGCAACCCGTTCACGTATTCATGCCGAACACCACCACGCCCGTGCCCTGCGCGGGGCAGTGAAATCTATGCTCCGCGAGCCATCACCCAAGGACGGAGCTCTCCTGGCGATGTTCCTCGATGCCGCGCTCCTGGCCGTCATCGCCGCCGCCCGCTGGCACGACCAACAACAGCACAACCAGCAGGCCGCAGCCGCCCACCAGACTCTGCTCCACCTCCAGGCCGCCTACGAACGAACCTCATCCGGGCACCTGCTCGCCGCCGGCCAGCACCGACCGCCTCAGAAGGTCGCAGTCCGGTACGCCCAGCTCATCCGCCAGACCGCCCCCGCACACGCTGACCAAATCCTCGCCGACCCCGCCACCGATGCGCTGACTACCGCCTTGGCCGCCGCGGAGACCGCAGGCCACGATCCCGGACGCCTGTTGCAGCAGGCGGCAGACAAACGCGCCCTCGACGACGCCCGCTCCCCAGCACGCACACTGGCCTGGCGCGTGCAACGGCTCTCGCAGAGGCCCGCTCCAAGCCGGCAAGCTCAGGCGGCACAGGCACGCAGCAGCGTCCTACGCCCCGTAGCTCTCCCGCAGCCTGCGGCACCGGCCGCACCCAACGCTACCTCTCGGCCTCGGCGTAGGTGA